The nucleotide window CGGAACGAGGCGGCGTTCGCGGTTCCGGCCGGTGGAAGCCGGCCGCAGGTCCGCCTGGTGGCGCTGGCCGAGTGCGGCACGCTGGCCCTGACCGGGGCGGCCTTCGACTCCATCGCGGTCGGTGAACGCACCCTGTTCACCCGCCTGTTGGACCGGTTGGCGCCCGGCATGCTGCTGCTGGCCGACCGCGGCTTCCCCTCGTTCGGCCTGTACCGGGCTGCCGCCGCGACGGGCGCACAACTGCTGTGGCGCGTCTCGGCTTCCTTCACCCTGCCCGTCAAGAAACGGCTGGCCGACGGCACGTACCTGTCCGAACTGCGCGGCGAGCGGAAGTCGCAGCGGGTCACGGTACGAGTCATCGAGTACTCCGTCGCCGACGACGGCGGAATCAGCGAGGTCTTCTGCCTCATCACCACCCTGCTGGACCCTGAGCACGCGCCCGCTTTGGAGCTGGCCCGCAACTACGCCGAACGCTGGTCGGTGGAAGTGCTCTTCAAACTGCTCAAGGTCGACCTGCGGCAAAGTGGCGGCATCCTGCGCTCGGGCAAACCCGAGGGAGTACGACAAGAACTGTGGGCGCTACTCTGCGTCTACCAGGCCCTGCGCACCCTGATCGCCAGGGCCGCCGTGATCGCGGGCATCGACCCCGCCCGCATCAGCTTCCCGCCCGTCCTGGACGCCGTCAAAAGCTCCCTCAGGACGGCTTTTTCCCCCTGACCAGCTCGCGAAGGCCCTGCACTTCCTCATAGCCGACCTCCCCGGCATGCACATCCGAGACCGCCCCACCCGCACCACGCCCCGCACCACGAAACGCCCCCATCTCAGCTACCAAACCCGCAGCTCAACCGACCCCGGAACCCGGCGCGTCACCCGCACCATCGTGCTCCACACACTGACACCCGACCCGATCTAACTCATGGCCATTGGGGGTAGCCGTGAGTCCGAGAAGCTCCAGTGGAGCGAAATGGTCAAGGAGCCTACGGTAGGTGGGTGATGTGCCGTGGTGGAACTCGTCGATCACGATCACGTCGAAGTGATCCGGTGCAAAGCGGTCCAGTGCACGCGGGTTGAGGGACTGTGCGCTGGCGAATACATGAGTCCAATTGTCGGGAATCTCCCCAGTGAAGAAGAGCTCTCCGAAGTTCGCGTCGACGAGGACGTTTTGGTACACGCGGAGGGACTGTTCGAGGATCTCTTTACGGTGGGCCACGAAGAGGAGGTGCGGGTCGCGGCCGAGCTGCTGCCGCAGGCGCTTGTAGTCCAGTGCCGCCATCACGGTCTTGCCCGTACCTGTCGCGGCGACCATCAGGTTGCGGTGCCGGTCGTGCACGGTGCGCTCGACTTCTAGCCGCTCAAGCATGTCGCGCTGGTGGGGGTAGGGGCGAACTTCCAGGCCAGAGAGCGTAATGCTGTTCCGGACCTGAGTGCTGGTGCCGCTTGCGTGTGACAGTGCTTCGTCGAGCCGCTGAGCGTCAGTGTGTGGGTCGTACGGCTCGAATGCCTGCTCACTCCAGTAGGCATCGAACGTTGCCTCGAACTTGCGGAGCACGGCGGGCGTGGCGACGGACGACAGCCGGACGTTCCATTCAAGGCCGTCGAGGAGGGCAGCCTTGGACAGGTTGGAGCTGCCAACATATGCCGTGTCGAATCCGCTGTCTCGGCGGAAGAGCCATGCCTTGGCATGGAGCCGGGTGGAGCGAAGCTCGTAATTTACCTTTACCTCGGCGCCGAAATCCTGAACCAGCCGGTCCAATGCGCGACGCTCGGTGGCGCCAATGTAGGTCGTTGTCAGCACGCGAATGGGAACACCACGTTCCCGTGCAGATGCCAGTGACTTTTCAAGAACGCGGAGACCGTGCCACTTTACGAATGCGCAGAGGAGATCCACACGATCGGCGGTGGCCAACTCGGCCCGAAGCTCAAAGCCGAGGCTCGGATCTTCCGGCGAGTTGGTGATCAGTGCTGTGTCCGAGAGCGGAGTGGCTGGGCGGATGGCGTAGACGCCGGGAGCCTCCTGCTCGGCCACAGCGAGCAGCTGGCGTGGGCCGTCGGCCACGAGGTCTATCCACTGGGTCGCACCCTCGATGGTGTTGAGGGACTCCAAGATGTGGTTGGCGGCCAGAACCTGTTCCGCGGGCGTGAGCCGCTGAAGGACCTGCCGGACCGTGTCGCCAATGTGTCGAGACAGGACGTGCGGCGTGGACTCCTGCCCCACGATGGCGTCAATGGAGCGCCATCCCGTGGCATCGAAATCTTTGAGGCGCTCTGCGAGGCGATGAGTGATGAGCGTTTCGTAAAGCCCAGCGACTGGCGCCGCATCCGCGAAATCGTTGGGCATGGTCGAGTCCCCTCATCCCGGCACGTTGTTACGTGAGCAGTTGTATCAAGGGGTACTGACAGAAGCGTGTCCGAGATGCGCATGATGGGGAGAGTGGATCGCGGCCCGCTCGGTCCCGCGCCGTCCCCGCGCCCCGCGCCATCCCCCGCCTCGGTGATAGTGCCGTCAAAGCCGGGTCGGATGTCAACTGGCGTGAAATAATCCGGAGTTCAGGGACGGGATGTTCCAGGTCGCTTCAGGTGGGACGGCAATGGCGCCGATGGGGGCAAGCGGATGACGGACGGGCCGGGCGTGAGCGGGCAGGGGCAGAAGCCGGAGCAGAGGCCGGAACAGGGGCCCGGAGCGGGGGCCGGGACCGTTGAGGTGCGGATCGGGGTGAGCGGGACGCATACCCGGCGTGATGATCTCGAGGCGCTCCATACCTGGTTGCAGAGCGCGCCCGATCTCGAAGAGGTACGGGAAGCGGATCAGCTGGCTGTCGGGCGCAAGGTCTCCGACCAGCAGACCGAGGGCATGAGCGGGGAGCTCATCCAGGACATCGTGCTCGTGGTGTCCGTCGAGGTGGCTCGTAACGTCATCGACAAGGTGTGGCGGTCCGTGGAGACCTGGGTGCGGAACCGGCGCAGGTTCGCCGACCCCGAGGAGACGCCGCGCGTCACCCTCGACGCACCCGACTCCGGGCCCGGGGCCGTGCTGGGGCGGGACACCGATGAGGGTGGGGACGCCGATCGGGACGGAGACGGCGGGACCGGCGGGACCGGCGACAGCGGCGACAGCGGCGACAGCGGAGGGTCGCGGGGCGGTGGCGGGGGTCAGGTGCGTCGTGGCGACGAGGCCGGGGAGGTCTAGGCGTCGTGCCGCCGTACAGCGCGCGCGGCGAGGAGGGCAGGGGCAAGCGGCACCGTGCGGTCGTCGTCGGTGTCGAGTCCTACAGCGGTGACCGGAACGACCTGCCCGCCGTCCGCCACAACATCCGGCTGGTCGCCGAGGCGCTGACCGCCGAAGGCACCGGGGTACTCGACCCCGCAGACGTCGTCGTGATTCCGGGCAGGGGGGCCACCCGGGCCGTTGATCCGCTCCAGGTGCGGGCCGCGCTGCGCGCCGCGCGCGAGGAGGTCGGCGGGCTGCTGGTCGTCTACTTCGCCGGGCACGGCATCGTGCGTCCCGACGGGAGCGACCTTCATCTCCTGTTCACCTCCTCACGTGTGACCCGGGACCGGCACCATCCCTTCGTGGACGCGCTGTCCTGGCGGGACGACGTGATGCCGGAGCTCTCCAAGGCCCGCGCCGACTGGGTCGTGGCGATCCTCGACTGCTGTTTCGCCGGAAACGCGCTGCAATCGTTCAACCCTGCCGTCGGGCAGAACTTCGCCCTGCTCACCGCTGCGGAGCCGGGCGTGGAGATCCCTCCCGGCGACCCCTCGGCCGGTACGGAGTTCACGGTCCGGCTGCACGGGCTGCTGACCGGGCGTACGGCTGCCGTGCAGCCGGCCACGTTCACCCGGCTCGTCACCGAGATGCGGGAGGCGATCGCGCCCCTCAAGGCCGTCGACGGACACCGGTGGATTCCGGACGAGCGGCGGCACGGGGACGATGTGCTGCTCGCCCTCCCGGTACGCGGGGGGAGCGGGCCGCACACGGGGAATGAGGGCAGGGAGGGGGACAGGAACGGAGCCGGGGAAGGGGACGGGAACGGGGGCGCGGACCGGGACCGGGACGGGAACAGGGGCGCGGACCCGGGCCAGGACGAAGGCACGCACGGAGACGGGGGCACGGAGGGCGAGGAGAAGCGCGTGCACGGCGGTGTGGTGTCCTCCGTCGCAGGGCGGTGGTGGTTACGGCTGCCCCTTCCCCGCCTCGTACGGCGTCGGCTGTCCGCGCCCCGTGGTGCGCGCGCACGGCGTGCGCTGCGGTCGCGGCGTCGCCGCTCTACCGCCCTCGGGCTCGCCGCCGCCCTGGCCCTCGCCGGTTTCGGTACGTGGTGGGCGGGCGGGCTGCCCGGCGGCGCCTCCCGCGACTGTCCGCCCGCGATGGAGCTCCGCGTACTCACCGATCCCGACCTCCGGCCCACCGTCAAGAAGGCCGCCGACGCCTATATGGAGCGCGGCAGCGGCTGCCGTTCCGTCGGGATCACCACGTACGACGCCAAGGCGACCGACGCCGTGGCCGCCCTCCGGGCCTCGTCCCTCTGGCAGGACCCGCCCGCCGCCTGCCCCGCGACCGGTGAGTGTCTGCGGCCCCAGCGCGATGTCGGCCCACAGCCGGACATCTGGATTCCTGCGGCGGGCAGCGCCTGGCGCCGGGTGATGGAGGGCGGGCAGACCGAGGCCGGCGGGAGCGCCGCTGCGACGGCCACCGGCGACGTCTCCTCAGGAGGCGACGGAACGGAAGGGGCCGAGGGGGCAGCAGGTGAACGGGCCGTGACCCTGGACGCGCTGGGCTCGGTCGCCTTCACGCCCATGGTTCTGGCGGTACCCATCAGCATGGCCCTGGTACCGGAGTCGCAGACGGGCCGGCCGCTCGGGTCGCTCATCTCCGAACTGCGTGACGCGCAGCGCCCGGACCGGTCCGTCTCCGTACTCAGGCCCGACCCCGAAGGCACCGACGGGGCACTGTTGGCCACCGAAGCCCTGTACGCCTCGTCCGAGGCGGGGTCCGGGTCAGGTTCGGCGTCATCCCTGGAGCAGAGCATGGCGCAGGCGCTGCGTCCGATGCCCGCCACCGCGAGGGAGTTGATGTGCGCGCTGGCCGACGGCACCCGCAATCCGCTGGAGGACAGCGCGGCCGTTCTCGTACCGGAACAGACCATGGCCCAGTGCAACCTGCCGTCCGGCGACCCGGGACGCCCCCGCTGCGCGACGGATGTGCTGGACAACCGAACCGCCCAGTACCCCAACGACATCCCGGTGCTCGATCTGCCGTACCTCCAGGTCACCTGGGACGACGCGGGCCGCGACGCCGAGGCGCGCGACCGGGAGGTGAGGCGCTTCTACGCGTGGCTGGCCGAGGACACGGCGGCGCAGAAGTTCTTCACCGATGACGGCTTCCGCAGGGTCGGCGACAACGGCAAGCCCGCGCCGCCCGAGGAGAACTCGCCGCTCCGCGCGGACCTCGACGCGACGGGGAGGTATGCCGTACGCCAGTCGATTCCGCCGACCGCCACGAGCACCGTCACGGCCGCTTCGCTCAACACCACGCTGCGCCGCTACCGGCAGGCGCTCGGCCCCGGGCGGGTGCTGTACCTCCTGGACAACTCCACCTCGATGGCCGACAAGCGGGTCTGGGACGGCTCAGGGCGGGCGAAGGAGCTGGTGGTCCGGTCGATGAGTTCGCTGGGTGCCGGTGACGCGTACGGCGTGTGGTCGATCGCTTCGGAGAAGGACCCGGACGTCGTGCCGTTCGGGCGGCACGGTCGTGCCGCCGCGCAGAAGGCCGTCGCCGCGGCCGGGACCGCCGATGTCGACGCGCGCGTCGTGGAGGGGCTTCGCGAAGGATTCGCGACCTTGCGTGACGGGCTGACCGAGGACGATCCGCCACGGCTCCTCGTCCTGGTCACCGACGACGAGGACTCGAAGGGGCTGACGAAGAAGGAGCTGGCGGAGCTCGTCGCCAAGGCGGAACAGGCCCCGCCGGTACGGGTCGTGGTCGTGTCCCTGCGTGGTGGCGGCTGTTCCGCCGGCCGGCTCAACGAGGCGATCACGGAGGCGACCGGCGGGCGCTGCCTGGACCTGTCGGACGACATCCCCACCGAACTGACCGCCGAGGTCGCCAAGACGGGCACGGGGGACGCGGAATGACCTGGCTCGGAAGTCGAAGTGGAAGCGGAGGTGGAATGGGACGTGGAAGTGGAAGCGGAATGGGACGTGGAAGTGGAGGACAGGGAGGCGCCCGGCGCGGGGGAGGACGGAGCACGGGACGGCGGGTCCTCCTCGCCGGCGTGCTCGGCTGTCTCCTCGCCGTGTCCTCGGCCGCCTGTTCGGGCGGACCAGAGGGTACGCCGCAGGCGGGCCAGGACGGCAACGCCACCGACCAGGGGCCGATCGTCGTCGCCAGCGGGCTCGATGTCACCGGGTCCGGCGGGGTGCGCCAGCAGCTCATAGAGGAGTGGAACAGGAAGCACGCCTCGTCGAAGTCCGAGCAGGCCAAGCTCGTCGAACTGCCGGGCGGCGCCGACCAGCAGCGCAGCCAGCTGCTCGGCGCGCTGCAGTCCGGGAGCGCCGGATACGACGTGGTGAACCTCGACATCACCTGGATTCCCGAGTTCGCCGAAGCCGGACTGATCCGCCCGATGCCCGAGGAGGAGACCGTCGACCGTGACTTCATCAACCGGGTCCACCGGACGACCCTCTGGAAGGGCCGCTCCTACGCCAGGCCCTTCAACACCGATGTGGGCCTGCTCTACTACCGCCCCGACCTGCTGGAGGCCGCCGGAATCCAGCCGAGCAGGCAGCCCACCCTCAACTGGTCCTGGGGTGACCTCAACGCGTCCATCAAGACCCTCGCGCTCAGCCCCGGCCGGGGCGACGACCAGGCGGGCTGGACCACGCAGCTCAAGCAGTACGAGGGGCTCACCGCCAACACCGTCGAGGCGTTCGCCAGCGTGGGTGTCGAACTCGCCGACGAGGAGGGCAGGTACCGGGCGAGCGAGGCGGACCTCAAGAAGGGCCTCGACGAACTCCTCGAACGGACCCGTCACGACCGGATACTGGCCAGCGCGGTCAGCGCGGACGAGACGGCGACCCTGGCCGACTTCGCCGCCGGACGCGTCGCCTTCCTGCGCCACTGGCCGTACGTCTACGGCGCCTTGCGGACGCTGCTGCCGCCCGACGCGTACTCCGTGAACCGGCTGCCCGGTGCTTCCGTGCTGGGCGGGCAGAATCTCGCCGCCACCGCCGATTCGCCGCGCGCCGGGAACGCCCGCGCCCTCATCGCGTTCCTGACCTCGCAGGAGAGCGAACGCTGCCTGCTCGACGCGGGCTTCGCCGCGACCAGGGCCTCCGCGTACAACGGGAATTCCAGGCCCTGCTGGCCCCGCGTCGCCGCCGCTCTCCGCCCGGCCGACGGCGCTTCCACCGCCACCGGCGGTCCGTCGTCCGCGCCGCCCTCCAAGGCGGGGGAGGGCGGCGCGAAGGACCAGGGGGCAGCGGCGCGGAAGGCCTTCACCTGGACGCTGAGCGGGGCACTGAAGGAGGCGGTCCAGCGCCCCCGTACGCCTTACTACGGGGCGTTCACCCAGGTGTTGCAGGCGCATGTGCACGCGCTGCTGTCCGCGGAGAGGCCGGACAGCGCGAAGGCCGCCGGCCGTCTCCACCTCGACCTTCGGGACGCCTTCGAAGGGAAGTGAGGCCGTCCCGAAGATCCGCCCGCTCCACCCCCTCCGCCCGCTCCACCCCCTCCGCGGCTACGCGACCCCGTGGCACTCCCGGTACGCCCGCCCCGAACCGCACCAGCACGCCGCACTGCGCGCCGGCGGCCAAGGGATCGCACGGCCCCGGGCGGCGAGCGTGGTGGCGTACTGGGGGAGCAGGTTCGGATCGGCCGGGGACGCGGCCTCCGAGGCGGCGAACGCCTCGTACGAGGGGACCGTGCCCGCGACGATGCCGAGGTTCGGGGTGCCACCCGCGTGCAGGTCGCGCAGCGCGGCCTCCAGGCGGGCCAGGTGCTCGGTGTGGGTGGTGTACTCCTCGTCGGCCAGGGAGGGGTAGGCGTCGAGGAGTTCGGCCAGTTCGGCTTCCGGCCAGTGCAGGACCGCCACCGGGAACGGACGCGACAAGGCCGCCCGGTAGGTGCCCAGTTCGGCACGGAGCCGGGTGATCTCGGCCTTCAGCTCGCCCGGGTCCGAGGAGCCCAGGGACCACAGGCGCTTCGGGTCGTGGAGCTCGTCGAGCGAGACGTTCGCCGTGCTCAGGGCGTCGGCCAGTTCGTCCCAGGCGTCGTGGTCGTGGCCCATCAGCCGGCGTACGCGATGCCGCCCGGTCAGCAAGGACTGGGTGGCGTACGGGACTTCCTCGCCCGGTGCCAGGAGCAGCGTCAGCGCGGTCTGGAGGACGTCGTGGGCCGCCTCCAGCTCGTCGTGGGCTTCGAGGGTCCCGGCGACGATCTGCCACGGGGCCGCCTGGAGCGGGCCGGCCACGCGGATTCCGTCGATGATCGCGCGGGCCTCGGCCTCGTGTCCGTACTCCCAGAGATTTGCGGCTTTGAGGGCTTTGACCAGGTACGGGTTGGCGGTGTCCGTGGGGGGCGCGCTGAGCAGTTGGTCGTAGAGGCCGGTGGCGCGGGCGCGGTCACCGGCCAGTTCCAGATGGGCCGCGGCCTGGAGGAACAGCGGTTCGTGGTCCTCGGGGTACTGCGCCGCGGTGCGGAGCAGGCGCTCGGCTTCGGTGATGTGATCGGCAGGCGTGTCGGGGCGCATGGAGCACACGGTACTGCCGCACAGGCGCTTGCTGGGAGAGCCGGCCGGTGGGCGTGGGTGACGACACATGTCTGGTGGGTTACGGGGATTGCCCCTATCGTGCGGGCCGTGCGGGAGCGGATACCTGTGGTGGTGCAGCGGAACTCGCCGGGCCGGCGGGCCGCTGTGCGCGGCCTGTGGACGGGCGCCGAACTGGTGGTGACGCTCGGCGTCGTCCTCCTGCTCCTCGTCGCGCATCAGCTGTGGTGGACCAACCGGCAGGCCCGCGAGGGTGCGGAGCGCCAGGTCCGGGCCCTCCAGGAGGACTGGGGGCGGGATCGCGGCGCGGCTGCGCCGGTGGACGAACCGCCGGAGGGCGGCCAGGGCGACGAGCCCGGGACCGATGGGCGCAGCGGGCGGCAACCGCAGCCCCCCGCGCCGGACCGTGCGGCCACGTCCGTCACCCCCGCCGCCCCCAGGGCTCCCCGCTGGGATCAGGCGTACGCTGTCCTGCGCATCCCCCGCCTCGGCCTCACCGCGCCCGTCGCGCAGGGCGTCGGCAAGCCAGGCGTCCTCGACAAGGGGTACGTCGGCCACTATCCGCGTACCGCGCAGCCCGGACAGCCGGGCAACTTCTCGGTGGCCGGGCACCGCAACACCCACGGAGAGCCCTTCCGTCGCATCGACCGGCTGCGGCGCGGTGACCGGATCACCGTCGAGACCCGGGACGCCGTCTACACGTACACCGTCGACAAGGGCCTCGCGCAGACGTCGCCCTCCGACAGCGGGGTGATCGCCGCCGTGCCACGCAGCAACGTGCGGACGTCCGTCGGATACAGCGAGCCGGGGTACTACCTGACGCTGACGACCTGCACGCCCGAGTTCACCTCGCGGTACCGGCTGATCGTCTGGGGCAAGCTCACCGCGATGCGACCGAGGTAGCGCGTCCGTATCCGCTGTCCGCACCGAACACCCCTCCCGACGAGCGCTGTTGTGGTGTGCGTGGAAGTCGTGCGTCGGCACTGAAGGGCGGCCTCAACCTCGCGCCGAACGGCTACGGCTGGGCCTCGGGCGGCTACATCGCCGACTCCGAGATCGACGGTCGGATCGGCGACTACTGGCAGCAGCAGCGGTACACGGTACGGAACGCGGAGTACCGGCTGCCCTGATCCACCTGATCCACCACTGACGGACGGCCGTCCCCTCGCCCTCGCCGGGGGAGGGGACGGCCGCCGTCAGCGGGCCGCGCGCTGCGGGATGGCCGCGCGCTGCTGGAGGCTCGCGCGCCAGGCGGGGGCCGGCTCCTGCGGGCCGGTCTCCCGCGCACGGCCGCCGCGTGCGAAGAAGTCGGCGAGCGGCAGGATCGCCGCCCCGACGGTGACGGCGTCCGGTCCCAGCGTGCCGAGGTCGATACGCACATGGGAGGCCGGGTACGACAGGGCGTAGGAGGTGGCGTGCGTCCGTACGGAATCCAGGAAGCGGGCACCGAGCTGGAGTCCCGCCCAGCCGCCCACGAGGATCCGCTCGGGCTGGAAGAGGTTGATGAGGTCGGAGAAGCCCGCGCCGAGGTACTCCGCTGTCTCCTCCAGGACGGCCAGCGCCGTGGCATCGGCCTCGCGCACCGCGGCACCGCCGTGCGCGCCCGCGTCGGCCTCGGGGTAGGCGGCGGCGAGCATCGCGGTGAGCGCCGTCTCCTCGTCCGCGCCCTCGGGCGGGTGTCCGCCCGCCTCCGCCCAGCGCTGGAGGAGCGCCTCGGCTCCCGCGTACGCCTCCAGGCACCCCTGGGCTCCGCAACGGCAACGGCGCCCACGGACCCGTACCGTCAGATGCCCCCACTCCACGGCCCGGCCCGGGCGCATCGAGTCGGAGACCACGCAGGCGCCGACGCCGGAGCCGAAGAGCACGACCACCGCGCTCTGCGCGCCGCGGCCGGCCCCGAACCACATCTCGGCCTGGCCCAGCGTCTTGGCGCCGTTGTCGATGTAGTACGGCACGGTCTCGGGCAGCAGCCCGGACTCGCGCAGCAGCCGTTCCAGCGGGACGGCGTCCCAGCCGATTGTCTGGCCGTGCACCACGGCCCCGTCGTCGGGGGTCCGCGCGACGATGCCGGGCACTCCGATGCCGACCCCGAGCAGCAGGTCGAGGGGGATCTCCGCCCGCTCCAGGACCTCGGCGATGCCGTCCAGGAGATGGCCGACGACGACGCCGACGTCGTAGCGGGTGTTGCGGCCGACACGGTCTCCCGTGAGCGGCTTCTCGACCCGGGCGAGCTCGGTGAGGGCGAGGTCGAAGAGCTCGATCCGTACGCGGGTCTCCCCGACGTCGACACCGATCACGTATCCGCACCGGGGGCTGATGCGCACCAGGATGCGCGGGCGCCCGCCGCCGGAGTCGACGCTGCCGGCCTCCTCCACGAGCCCTTCCGCGACCAGCTCCGCCACCACGTTGCTGACCGAGCCCGAGCTGAGGCCGGTGGCGGGACCGAGCGAGAAGCGGCTCAGGGGCCCGTCGAAATACAGCCGTTGCAGAACGGCGGTGCGGTTTTCCCGCCGCAGGTCACGCACCGTACGGCCCCTGCGCACTTTCACCCTGCTCCCTCTTCCTGAAGTTCCTGCTCGCAACCTACAGGCGCCAGGACCCTTGACGCGCCCTTCGCTTGAGGTTTAACTCACATCCTGAATTAAGTCGCAGGGGCCTTCAGGTTCCGAACGCGGGGTGCTGCTCCGACCGAGCGGAATCCCGGCGTCGGCCAGCAGCCGCGGCAGCGGATCGGCGCCGAGACGACGAGCGCCACACTCCCCGCGCGCCGGGTGAGTGACCAGGGCCCTGACCGCCCGGTTGGGGGCGTACCCGGTCCGGTCGATCGGGTGCCGGACCACGTCCTGGATACCGGGGTCGACGTCGCGCACCCCGTTCACGACCCGCGACACGGTCGCCCGGGACACCCCCGCCTGGCCCGGGGCACCCCCTCCTCGCGTGCGACGTCTTCGAGCGTCGGGCCCCGTCTGCTCATGGCTTGAACCTCAAGGCGCTCGCGGGAGCCGTCGGGTCCGGCTGGGGCATCATGTATAACGACGTGAGGGGCGAACGCGTGTGCGCGTCCCGGAAGACCGTGACCGTGGTGACTGTGGTGAAGGAGGGGCCGATGGGTGACGCGAACCGTCTCCGCGGCGCCTTCGCACGGCTGCTCCGGCCCC belongs to Streptomyces finlayi and includes:
- a CDS encoding IS4 family transposase; its protein translation is MERIEGVAAGRLTDDVSIGLLAAVFPEEAVRAAIDEAGAREERTRSLPAKLMMYLSLALWLEPGKGYVRTLRGLLEGLRWSRGGWGEYRVPSDGAISLARYRLGEAPLRNLFDEVAAPVADERTPEAFWRGLRLMAVDGTVFDVPSGKRNEAAFAVPAGGSRPQVRLVALAECGTLALTGAAFDSIAVGERTLFTRLLDRLAPGMLLLADRGFPSFGLYRAAAATGAQLLWRVSASFTLPVKKRLADGTYLSELRGERKSQRVTVRVIEYSVADDGGISEVFCLITTLLDPEHAPALELARNYAERWSVEVLFKLLKVDLRQSGGILRSGKPEGVRQELWALLCVYQALRTLIARAAVIAGIDPARISFPPVLDAVKSSLRTAFSP
- a CDS encoding extracellular solute-binding protein, which translates into the protein MLGCLLAVSSAACSGGPEGTPQAGQDGNATDQGPIVVASGLDVTGSGGVRQQLIEEWNRKHASSKSEQAKLVELPGGADQQRSQLLGALQSGSAGYDVVNLDITWIPEFAEAGLIRPMPEEETVDRDFINRVHRTTLWKGRSYARPFNTDVGLLYYRPDLLEAAGIQPSRQPTLNWSWGDLNASIKTLALSPGRGDDQAGWTTQLKQYEGLTANTVEAFASVGVELADEEGRYRASEADLKKGLDELLERTRHDRILASAVSADETATLADFAAGRVAFLRHWPYVYGALRTLLPPDAYSVNRLPGASVLGGQNLAATADSPRAGNARALIAFLTSQESERCLLDAGFAATRASAYNGNSRPCWPRVAAALRPADGASTATGGPSSAPPSKAGEGGAKDQGAAARKAFTWTLSGALKEAVQRPRTPYYGAFTQVLQAHVHALLSAERPDSAKAAGRLHLDLRDAFEGK
- a CDS encoding class E sortase encodes the protein MRERIPVVVQRNSPGRRAAVRGLWTGAELVVTLGVVLLLLVAHQLWWTNRQAREGAERQVRALQEDWGRDRGAAAPVDEPPEGGQGDEPGTDGRSGRQPQPPAPDRAATSVTPAAPRAPRWDQAYAVLRIPRLGLTAPVAQGVGKPGVLDKGYVGHYPRTAQPGQPGNFSVAGHRNTHGEPFRRIDRLRRGDRITVETRDAVYTYTVDKGLAQTSPSDSGVIAAVPRSNVRTSVGYSEPGYYLTLTTCTPEFTSRYRLIVWGKLTAMRPR
- a CDS encoding SEC-C domain-containing protein, translating into MRPDTPADHITEAERLLRTAAQYPEDHEPLFLQAAAHLELAGDRARATGLYDQLLSAPPTDTANPYLVKALKAANLWEYGHEAEARAIIDGIRVAGPLQAAPWQIVAGTLEAHDELEAAHDVLQTALTLLLAPGEEVPYATQSLLTGRHRVRRLMGHDHDAWDELADALSTANVSLDELHDPKRLWSLGSSDPGELKAEITRLRAELGTYRAALSRPFPVAVLHWPEAELAELLDAYPSLADEEYTTHTEHLARLEAALRDLHAGGTPNLGIVAGTVPSYEAFAASEAASPADPNLLPQYATTLAARGRAIPWPPARSAACWCGSGRAYRECHGVA
- a CDS encoding VWA domain-containing protein, yielding MPPYSARGEEGRGKRHRAVVVGVESYSGDRNDLPAVRHNIRLVAEALTAEGTGVLDPADVVVIPGRGATRAVDPLQVRAALRAAREEVGGLLVVYFAGHGIVRPDGSDLHLLFTSSRVTRDRHHPFVDALSWRDDVMPELSKARADWVVAILDCCFAGNALQSFNPAVGQNFALLTAAEPGVEIPPGDPSAGTEFTVRLHGLLTGRTAAVQPATFTRLVTEMREAIAPLKAVDGHRWIPDERRHGDDVLLALPVRGGSGPHTGNEGREGDRNGAGEGDGNGGADRDRDGNRGADPGQDEGTHGDGGTEGEEKRVHGGVVSSVAGRWWLRLPLPRLVRRRLSAPRGARARRALRSRRRRSTALGLAAALALAGFGTWWAGGLPGGASRDCPPAMELRVLTDPDLRPTVKKAADAYMERGSGCRSVGITTYDAKATDAVAALRASSLWQDPPAACPATGECLRPQRDVGPQPDIWIPAAGSAWRRVMEGGQTEAGGSAAATATGDVSSGGDGTEGAEGAAGERAVTLDALGSVAFTPMVLAVPISMALVPESQTGRPLGSLISELRDAQRPDRSVSVLRPDPEGTDGALLATEALYASSEAGSGSGSASSLEQSMAQALRPMPATARELMCALADGTRNPLEDSAAVLVPEQTMAQCNLPSGDPGRPRCATDVLDNRTAQYPNDIPVLDLPYLQVTWDDAGRDAEARDREVRRFYAWLAEDTAAQKFFTDDGFRRVGDNGKPAPPEENSPLRADLDATGRYAVRQSIPPTATSTVTAASLNTTLRRYRQALGPGRVLYLLDNSTSMADKRVWDGSGRAKELVVRSMSSLGAGDAYGVWSIASEKDPDVVPFGRHGRAAAQKAVAAAGTADVDARVVEGLREGFATLRDGLTEDDPPRLLVLVTDDEDSKGLTKKELAELVAKAEQAPPVRVVVVSLRGGGCSAGRLNEAITEATGGRCLDLSDDIPTELTAEVAKTGTGDAE
- a CDS encoding ROK family transcriptional regulator, which gives rise to MKVRRGRTVRDLRRENRTAVLQRLYFDGPLSRFSLGPATGLSSGSVSNVVAELVAEGLVEEAGSVDSGGGRPRILVRISPRCGYVIGVDVGETRVRIELFDLALTELARVEKPLTGDRVGRNTRYDVGVVVGHLLDGIAEVLERAEIPLDLLLGVGIGVPGIVARTPDDGAVVHGQTIGWDAVPLERLLRESGLLPETVPYYIDNGAKTLGQAEMWFGAGRGAQSAVVVLFGSGVGACVVSDSMRPGRAVEWGHLTVRVRGRRCRCGAQGCLEAYAGAEALLQRWAEAGGHPPEGADEETALTAMLAAAYPEADAGAHGGAAVREADATALAVLEETAEYLGAGFSDLINLFQPERILVGGWAGLQLGARFLDSVRTHATSYALSYPASHVRIDLGTLGPDAVTVGAAILPLADFFARGGRARETGPQEPAPAWRASLQQRAAIPQRAAR